A genomic window from Micromonospora violae includes:
- a CDS encoding thiazole synthase, which produces MSGVPFELGGETFTSRLILGTGGAANLHVLEQAIRASGTELVTLALRRVGTAPGSTGGLLELLDRCGVRLLPNTAGCHTATEAVKVARLARDAFDTDWVKLEVIGDERTLLPDGVELLRAAEELVSDGFTVLPYTSDDPVLARRLADVGCAAVMPAGSPIGSGLGVGNPHHIRLIRQGVDVPVILDAGIGTASDAALAMELGCDGVLLASAVTRAADPVAMATAMRYAVEAGRLAAGAGRIARRFHALASTPDEGRPEL; this is translated from the coding sequence GTGAGCGGCGTGCCGTTCGAACTGGGCGGGGAGACCTTCACCTCACGGCTGATCCTCGGCACCGGCGGCGCCGCGAACCTGCACGTGTTGGAGCAGGCGATCCGGGCTTCCGGGACCGAGCTGGTCACCCTGGCACTGCGCCGGGTGGGCACGGCACCGGGTTCCACCGGTGGGCTGCTGGAGCTGCTGGACCGGTGCGGCGTACGCCTGCTGCCCAACACCGCCGGCTGTCACACCGCGACCGAGGCGGTGAAGGTGGCCCGGCTGGCCCGGGACGCGTTCGACACCGACTGGGTCAAGCTGGAGGTGATCGGCGACGAGCGGACGCTGCTGCCCGACGGGGTGGAGCTGCTCCGCGCCGCCGAGGAGTTGGTCTCCGACGGCTTCACCGTGCTGCCGTACACCAGCGACGACCCGGTGCTCGCCCGCCGCCTCGCCGACGTGGGCTGTGCCGCGGTGATGCCGGCCGGCTCGCCGATCGGGTCGGGGCTCGGCGTCGGCAACCCGCACCACATTCGACTCATCCGGCAGGGTGTGGACGTGCCGGTGATCCTCGACGCCGGCATCGGCACCGCGTCCGACGCGGCGCTGGCCATGGAGCTGGGCTGTGACGGGGTGCTGCTGGCGAGCGCGGTCACCCGCGCCGCCGACCCGGTGGCGATGGCCACCGCGATGCGGTACGCGGTCGAGGCGGGCCGGCTGGCCGCCGGCGCCGGGCGGATCGCCCGCCGGTTCCACGCGCTCGCCTCCACCCCCGACGAGGGTCGACCCGAGCTGTGA
- the thiE gene encoding thiamine phosphate synthase has protein sequence MPSLARLHLITDTRPGRDPLSVVRAALTVAGADLVVQVRVEDSATDREAYDLTRRVLALCAPYRATCLVNDRLHVALAVGAAGGHVGADDLPVAAARRVLGPTAVLGATARAPGTANEAVAAGASYLGVGPCHHTGTKTGLPDPIGPAGVRAVVDAVDVPVIAIGGVTAARVPALRAAGAYGVAVVGAVSTAADPARATAALIEALTC, from the coding sequence GTGCCGTCCCTGGCTCGATTGCATCTCATCACCGACACCCGACCCGGTCGCGACCCACTCAGCGTGGTGCGCGCCGCCCTCACCGTGGCCGGAGCCGACCTGGTGGTGCAGGTCCGGGTCGAGGACTCCGCCACCGACCGCGAGGCGTACGACCTGACCCGGAGGGTGCTGGCGCTCTGCGCGCCGTACCGGGCGACCTGCCTGGTCAACGACCGGTTGCACGTGGCGCTGGCGGTCGGCGCCGCCGGCGGGCACGTCGGCGCCGACGACCTGCCGGTCGCCGCCGCCCGCCGGGTGCTCGGCCCCACCGCCGTGCTCGGCGCCACCGCCCGCGCGCCGGGCACGGCGAACGAGGCCGTCGCGGCGGGAGCCAGCTACCTCGGCGTCGGGCCGTGCCACCACACCGGCACCAAGACCGGCCTACCCGATCCCATCGGACCCGCCGGGGTGCGCGCCGTCGTCGACGCCGTGGACGTTCCGGTCATCGCGATCGGCGGCGTCACCGCCGCCCGGGTGCCGGCGCTGCGGGCCGCCGGGGCGTACGGGGTGGCGGTGGTCGGTGCCGTCTCCACCGCCGCCGACCCGGCACGGGCCACCGCCGCGCTGATCGAGGCCCTGACGTGCTGA
- the thiD gene encoding bifunctional hydroxymethylpyrimidine kinase/phosphomethylpyrimidine kinase, which translates to MTPRTILTIAGSDSGAGAGIQADLKVFAALGAYGTSVLTAVTAQNTRGVDAVLPLPPRTVTEQLDSVLTDFAVCAVKTGMLGTPAIADVVADAARDGRLPQLVVDPVLVATSGHRLGVVGAVERLLPYARVATPNCAEAAAITGRPVDDVAAMVVAAEALVAGGPEYVVVTGGDLDGGEAVDVLHGGGVTTLLRAPRVATRHTHGTGCSFSAAIAVRLGLGDPVPAAVGAAKEYVLRALTGARGWELGAGRGPLNHFGWSA; encoded by the coding sequence ATGACCCCGCGCACCATCCTCACCATCGCCGGCTCGGACTCCGGCGCAGGTGCCGGTATCCAGGCCGACCTCAAGGTCTTCGCCGCGCTGGGCGCGTACGGCACCAGCGTCCTCACGGCCGTCACCGCGCAGAACACCCGAGGTGTCGACGCGGTGCTGCCGCTGCCGCCGCGCACGGTCACGGAGCAGTTGGACAGTGTGCTCACCGACTTCGCCGTCTGCGCGGTGAAGACGGGGATGCTGGGCACCCCGGCGATCGCGGACGTGGTGGCGGACGCGGCTCGGGACGGCCGGCTGCCTCAGCTCGTCGTCGACCCGGTGCTGGTCGCCACGAGTGGTCACCGGCTCGGCGTGGTGGGCGCGGTGGAGCGGCTGCTGCCGTACGCCAGGGTGGCGACCCCGAACTGCGCGGAGGCCGCGGCGATCACCGGACGCCCGGTGGACGACGTGGCCGCGATGGTCGTGGCCGCCGAGGCCCTGGTGGCCGGCGGCCCGGAGTACGTGGTGGTCACGGGCGGTGACCTCGACGGGGGTGAAGCGGTCGACGTGCTGCACGGCGGCGGCGTCACCACCCTGTTGCGCGCACCCCGGGTGGCGACCCGGCACACCCACGGCACCGGGTGCTCGTTCTCGGCGGCGATCGCGGTGCGGCTCGGTCTGGGTGATCCGGTGCCGGCTGCGGTGGGGGCCGCAAAGGAATACGTGCTCCGTGCGCTGACCGGCGCGCGGGGCTGGGAGCTGGGCGCGGGGCGCGGGCCGTTGAACCACTTCGGCTGGTCCGCTTGA
- a CDS encoding ABC transporter permease, whose protein sequence is MTDVRSADPAVAEPSPPSASPDAGRTGRGAGLRAGADTVLPAVGLLVALAVWWLTARLELIHPAALPPPGEVLTAFVDKPAQLLEHTWDTMLEILTGFALSVAAGVLIGLSLASSRTVERMFTPLLVAVNAVPKITLGPLLVVALGWGQKPILTMVFLLCFFPIVLSTATGLTTTPADLAELVRSWNASRWQAFRKVRFPAALPQIFVGLKVGMPLAAIGAVIGEFQAGESGLGYVITQYAGIGDTATAWAAIMLVALVSILLYSALVLIERIALPWVRETTSSR, encoded by the coding sequence ATGACCGACGTCCGGTCAGCGGACCCGGCGGTGGCGGAGCCTTCGCCCCCGAGTGCCAGCCCCGACGCGGGGCGCACGGGTCGAGGTGCCGGTCTCCGGGCCGGGGCCGATACGGTGCTGCCCGCGGTCGGCCTCCTGGTCGCGTTGGCGGTGTGGTGGTTGACCGCCCGGCTGGAGCTGATCCACCCCGCAGCTCTGCCCCCACCCGGCGAGGTGCTCACCGCGTTCGTCGACAAGCCGGCCCAGTTGCTGGAGCACACCTGGGACACCATGCTGGAGATCCTGACCGGGTTCGCCCTCTCGGTGGCCGCCGGTGTCCTGATCGGACTCTCCCTGGCCAGCTCCCGCACGGTCGAGCGGATGTTCACGCCGTTGCTGGTCGCGGTGAACGCGGTGCCGAAGATCACGTTGGGCCCGCTGCTGGTGGTGGCGCTCGGCTGGGGTCAGAAGCCGATCCTGACCATGGTCTTCCTGCTCTGCTTCTTCCCGATCGTGCTCTCCACCGCGACCGGGCTGACCACCACGCCGGCTGACCTGGCCGAACTGGTGCGTTCCTGGAACGCCTCCCGTTGGCAGGCGTTCCGGAAGGTGCGTTTCCCGGCCGCCCTGCCGCAGATCTTCGTCGGGCTCAAGGTGGGCATGCCGCTGGCCGCGATCGGCGCGGTGATCGGTGAGTTCCAGGCCGGCGAGAGCGGCCTCGGTTACGTCATCACGCAGTACGCCGGCATCGGCGACACCGCCACCGCCTGGGCGGCGATCATGCTGGTGGCGCTGGTGAGCATCCTGCTCTACTCGGCGCTCGTGCTGATCGAGCGGATCGCCCTGCCGTGGGTGAGAGAAACCACCAGCAGTCGCTGA
- a CDS encoding LLM class F420-dependent oxidoreductase → MRVSVFTEPNRGASYDTQLRFARLVEACGYEGFLRADHYQSMGADQGLPGPTDAWLTLAALARETERIRLGTLVTSATFRLPGPLAVMVAQVDQMSGGRVDLGIGAGWYEREHTSYGIPFPAVGERFDRLAEQLEVITGLWATPPGQTYSFTGDHYQLVDAPALPKPVQVPGPPIIVGGRGPKRTPELAARYASEFNMPFKSVAATAEAYDRVREACERAGRTESGREPLVLSAGIVVAIGRTDAEAQRRAAPLHVKSALPPEDPVVGSPAQLVQRLGEFAAIGTTRVHLRLIDFDDLDHLELIAAEVLPQLDGAR, encoded by the coding sequence ATGCGGGTGTCGGTCTTCACCGAGCCGAACCGCGGCGCCAGCTACGACACGCAGCTCCGGTTCGCCCGGCTGGTCGAGGCCTGCGGCTACGAGGGCTTCCTCCGCGCTGACCACTACCAGTCGATGGGCGCCGACCAGGGCCTGCCCGGCCCGACGGACGCCTGGCTGACCCTCGCCGCGCTGGCCCGGGAGACCGAACGGATCCGGCTCGGCACCCTGGTGACGTCGGCCACGTTCCGCCTGCCCGGCCCCCTCGCGGTGATGGTCGCGCAGGTCGACCAGATGAGTGGCGGCCGGGTCGACCTGGGCATCGGTGCCGGCTGGTACGAGCGCGAGCACACCTCGTACGGCATCCCGTTCCCGGCGGTCGGCGAGCGCTTCGACCGGCTGGCCGAGCAGCTTGAGGTGATCACCGGGTTGTGGGCGACCCCACCCGGGCAGACCTACAGCTTCACCGGCGACCACTACCAACTGGTCGACGCCCCCGCCCTGCCCAAGCCGGTGCAGGTGCCCGGGCCGCCGATCATCGTGGGCGGGCGCGGCCCCAAGCGCACACCCGAACTGGCCGCCCGGTACGCCAGCGAGTTCAACATGCCGTTCAAGTCCGTGGCCGCCACCGCCGAGGCGTACGACCGGGTGCGCGAGGCGTGTGAGCGCGCGGGCCGCACGGAGTCCGGGCGCGAGCCGTTGGTGCTCTCCGCCGGGATCGTCGTCGCCATCGGCCGGACCGACGCGGAGGCCCAGCGTCGGGCCGCCCCCCTGCACGTGAAGAGCGCCCTGCCACCGGAGGACCCGGTGGTCGGCTCCCCCGCGCAGCTCGTGCAGCGCCTCGGTGAGTTCGCCGCGATCGGCACCACCCGGGTGCACCTCCGCCTGATCGACTTCGATGATCTCGACCACCTTGAGCTGATCGCCGCCGAGGTGCTGCCCCAACTGGACGGAGCACGATGA
- the thiS gene encoding sulfur carrier protein ThiS, producing the protein MELTVNGAGRSVPAGASVADLVRDIVAHPRGVAVAVNGEVVPRTGWPARALRDGDRVEVLTAAQGG; encoded by the coding sequence GTGGAGTTGACGGTGAACGGGGCCGGGCGCAGCGTCCCCGCTGGGGCCTCGGTGGCGGACCTGGTCCGCGACATCGTGGCGCACCCACGTGGGGTGGCGGTCGCGGTCAACGGCGAGGTGGTGCCCCGGACCGGCTGGCCGGCCCGGGCGCTGCGCGACGGTGACCGCGTCGAGGTGCTCACCGCGGCGCAGGGCGGGTGA
- a CDS encoding ABC transporter ATP-binding protein has protein sequence MIRLSGVSRTFEGRSGRVEALRGIDLDVAEGEFVAVLGRSGCGKSTLLRLIAGLLPLTAGEITVDGTPITRPRQDIAMLFQKPALLPWRTVLDNVLLPVEIFGWSRAKHRERARQLLDVAGLAGFEKRLPHELSGGMQQRVSLCRSLIGEPRVMLMDEPFSALDALTREELSGELQRVHMENKPTIVFVTHSIDEAVLLADRVVVLSPRPGRIRKVVDVTIPRPRTLGRNAHLADVAQVSADLHELLMEREQPVPTGPEGH, from the coding sequence ATGATCCGACTGTCCGGGGTGTCCCGCACCTTCGAGGGCCGGTCCGGCCGGGTGGAAGCGCTGCGCGGCATCGACCTCGACGTCGCCGAGGGCGAGTTCGTGGCCGTGCTCGGCCGCTCCGGCTGCGGCAAGTCCACCCTGCTGCGGCTGATCGCCGGGCTGCTCCCGCTGACCGCCGGTGAGATCACCGTCGACGGCACGCCGATCACCCGCCCGCGCCAGGACATCGCCATGCTGTTCCAGAAGCCGGCGCTGCTGCCCTGGCGCACCGTGCTGGACAACGTCCTGCTCCCGGTGGAGATCTTCGGCTGGAGCCGCGCCAAGCACCGGGAGCGGGCCCGGCAACTGCTCGACGTGGCCGGCTTGGCCGGCTTCGAGAAGCGGCTGCCGCACGAGCTCTCCGGCGGCATGCAGCAGCGGGTATCACTGTGCCGGTCGTTGATCGGCGAGCCCCGCGTGATGCTGATGGACGAGCCGTTCTCCGCGCTGGACGCGCTCACCCGCGAGGAACTGTCCGGCGAACTCCAGCGGGTGCACATGGAGAACAAGCCGACCATCGTCTTCGTCACCCACTCGATCGACGAGGCGGTGCTGCTCGCCGACCGGGTGGTCGTGCTGAGCCCCCGCCCGGGCCGCATCCGCAAGGTCGTCGACGTGACCATCCCCCGGCCCCGCACCCTGGGCCGCAACGCCCACCTGGCCGACGTCGCCCAGGTCAGTGCGGACCTGCACGAACTGCTGATGGAACGCGAGCAGCCGGTACCCACCGGCCCGGAAGGACACTGA
- a CDS encoding ABC transporter substrate-binding protein gives MRRLTRTVATAALATALALVSACSSGSDSADAKGGDSKTLEKVTYLTSFGNFGRDSYAWVAKDKGFFKEAGFDVEIKAGQGTGGVIQTVVGGQADFGPIDLTGGLLQLGNGQAKDFTAVAAIQQRTMAAIATVEGKNISSPKDLEGKKLADTPGSVVRNLFPTYARLAGVDVNKVTWVNGEAQNLIGTLAAGSVDGIGQFVVGQPTIEGVAKKKAVMLPYSNVMQDLYGNVLITSSKIAKEKPEMVKRFTAALLKGLEYSLANSKEAAEILKKNVDATNPVSAAAELDLMAAYVRSGNTGTAIGTLDSGRVAKSIAILQGAGALKQNITPEQIIDFSLAPKA, from the coding sequence ATGAGAAGGTTGACCCGTACGGTCGCTACGGCCGCGCTGGCCACCGCCCTCGCCCTTGTCTCCGCCTGCAGCAGCGGGTCGGATTCGGCCGACGCCAAGGGCGGCGACAGCAAGACGCTGGAGAAGGTGACCTACCTCACCTCGTTCGGCAACTTCGGCCGTGACTCCTACGCCTGGGTGGCGAAGGACAAGGGCTTCTTCAAGGAAGCCGGCTTCGACGTCGAGATCAAGGCCGGCCAGGGCACCGGTGGCGTCATCCAGACCGTCGTCGGCGGCCAGGCCGACTTCGGCCCGATCGACCTCACCGGCGGTCTGCTCCAGCTCGGCAACGGCCAGGCGAAGGACTTCACCGCGGTCGCCGCGATCCAGCAGCGCACCATGGCGGCCATCGCCACCGTCGAGGGCAAGAACATCAGCTCGCCGAAGGACCTGGAGGGCAAGAAGCTCGCCGACACCCCCGGGTCCGTGGTCCGCAACCTCTTCCCGACGTACGCCCGGCTCGCCGGCGTGGACGTGAACAAGGTGACCTGGGTCAACGGTGAGGCGCAGAACCTGATCGGCACCCTGGCCGCCGGTTCGGTGGACGGCATCGGTCAGTTCGTCGTCGGTCAGCCCACCATCGAGGGCGTGGCCAAGAAGAAGGCTGTCATGCTGCCGTACAGCAACGTGATGCAGGACCTCTACGGCAACGTGCTGATCACCTCCTCGAAGATCGCCAAGGAGAAGCCCGAGATGGTGAAGCGGTTCACCGCGGCGCTGCTCAAGGGCCTCGAGTACAGCCTGGCGAACTCCAAGGAGGCCGCCGAGATCCTGAAGAAGAACGTCGACGCCACCAACCCGGTCTCCGCCGCCGCCGAGCTGGACCTGATGGCCGCGTACGTCCGCTCCGGCAACACCGGCACCGCGATCGGCACCCTGGACAGCGGTCGGGTCGCCAAGAGCATCGCCATCCTGCAGGGCGCCGGCGCGCTGAAGCAGAACATCACCCCCGAGCAGATCATCGACTTCAGCCTCGCGCCGAAGGCCTGA
- a CDS encoding cupin has translation MTNVIDGTELGPVGQEIVYENDRVRVWHIRLEPGEGQPLHRHDHPYLVVAVEGAKNVIQTVDGTRIDADEPTGGVVYRDPGAVHMLTNVGDTTYLARLVELK, from the coding sequence ATGACCAACGTGATCGACGGAACCGAACTCGGACCGGTGGGTCAGGAGATCGTGTACGAGAACGACCGGGTCCGTGTCTGGCACATCCGCCTCGAGCCCGGCGAGGGGCAACCGCTGCACCGGCACGACCACCCCTACCTGGTGGTGGCGGTCGAGGGGGCCAAGAACGTCATACAGACCGTCGACGGGACCCGGATCGACGCCGACGAGCCCACCGGCGGAGTGGTCTACCGGGACCCGGGCGCGGTGCACATGCTCACCAATGTCGGGGATACGACTTACCTGGCCCGGCTGGTCGAGCTCAAGTAG
- a CDS encoding ABC transporter substrate-binding protein encodes MSPIRSATIAALASAVVATTLTGCQFGGAEKDTSPIVIAADLELSGASALVGQTYQRALKLKVEQLNSSGALNGRKIDLLVKDNRSDAAESLRNIADFSSDSRVSAIIMGGCNECALGAVGTINEKRIPTIALAASGSIASPVAERRYVFKLGPNAADSAAALTTELRRNNIRKVGMLVSDDDYGREGTSALKSELDKADISLRQQRVKTTDTDVSQQVQQLASGKPDAMVFWTPPEQATLAATSAQQTTFRGSIYFDAGAAGELFLGSAAKATEKATLIFTQTMVIDDVIATTPAKAARRQWFQDYTARFGGYNGSSSFAADAVQLIADAELRAGGEAGKVNRDGLRDVLETSQMDGLSGPIRITPDNHSGLMPQALTTLVARNGRWRLAG; translated from the coding sequence TTGAGCCCCATCCGCTCCGCGACCATCGCGGCGCTCGCATCGGCCGTAGTGGCCACCACGCTCACCGGCTGCCAGTTCGGCGGAGCGGAGAAGGACACGAGTCCGATCGTGATCGCCGCCGATCTCGAACTCTCCGGGGCCTCGGCCCTGGTCGGTCAGACATACCAGCGGGCCCTGAAACTCAAGGTCGAGCAGTTGAACTCCTCCGGAGCGCTGAACGGCCGGAAGATCGATCTGTTGGTCAAGGACAACCGTTCCGACGCCGCCGAGTCGCTTCGCAACATCGCCGACTTCAGCAGCGATTCTCGGGTCAGCGCCATCATCATGGGCGGCTGCAACGAATGCGCGCTCGGTGCTGTGGGGACCATCAACGAGAAGCGGATTCCCACCATTGCGCTCGCCGCTTCCGGCTCGATCGCCAGCCCGGTCGCCGAACGGCGCTACGTGTTCAAGCTGGGCCCCAACGCCGCGGACAGCGCCGCGGCACTCACCACCGAACTGCGCCGCAACAACATCCGCAAGGTGGGGATGCTGGTCAGCGACGACGACTACGGCCGGGAGGGCACGAGCGCGCTCAAGAGCGAGCTGGACAAGGCCGACATCTCGCTCCGCCAGCAGCGGGTCAAGACCACCGACACCGATGTCAGCCAGCAGGTGCAGCAGCTAGCGTCGGGCAAGCCCGACGCGATGGTCTTCTGGACCCCGCCGGAGCAGGCCACGCTGGCCGCCACCAGCGCCCAGCAGACCACCTTCCGGGGGTCGATCTACTTCGACGCGGGGGCCGCCGGGGAACTCTTCCTCGGCTCGGCGGCCAAGGCGACCGAGAAGGCCACGCTGATCTTCACGCAGACGATGGTGATCGATGACGTTATCGCGACCACGCCGGCCAAGGCGGCGCGGCGGCAGTGGTTCCAGGACTACACGGCCCGCTTCGGTGGCTACAACGGGTCCTCGTCCTTCGCGGCGGACGCCGTCCAGCTGATCGCCGACGCCGAACTGCGCGCCGGTGGCGAGGCCGGAAAGGTCAACCGCGACGGCCTTCGGGACGTGCTGGAGACGTCCCAGATGGACGGCCTGTCCGGCCCGATCCGCATCACGCCGGACAACCACAGCGGTCTGATGCCGCAGGCGCTCACCACGCTGGTCGCCCGCAATGGTCGCTGGCGGTTGGCGGGGTAA
- the thiC gene encoding phosphomethylpyrimidine synthase ThiC — MHARGKVYVEGSRPDVRVPFAEVGLTGDLPPVRLYDTSGPGSDPEVGLPPLRGPWIAERGDVAPVRGAGTPLAGLDGRRPTQLAYARAGVVTPEMEFVAIRENVDPELVRAEIAAGRAVLPLNVNHPECEPAIIGKAFLVKVNANIGTSAVSSSVAEEVEKLTWATRWGADTVMDLSTGKRIHETREAIVRNSPVPIGTVPIYQALEKVGGDPVKLSWEVFRETVIEQAEQGVDYMTVHAGVLLPYVPLAVDRVTGIVSRGGSIMAAWCLAHHEENFLYTNFEELCALLARYDVTFSLGDGLRPGSIADANDEAQFAELRTLGELTKIAWAHDVQVMIEGPGHVPMHKIKENVDLQQEWCHEAPFYTLGPLTTDIAPAYDHITSAIGAAMIGMFGTAMLCYVTPKEHLGLPDRDDVKAGVIAYKIAAHAADLAKGHPGAQAWDDALSKARFEFRWEDQFNLSLDPETARSYHDATLPAEPAKTAHFCSMCGPKFCSMKITQELKEYAARGMKDKSEEFVSGGGRVYLPLA, encoded by the coding sequence ATGCACGCACGAGGCAAGGTGTACGTCGAGGGTTCCCGGCCGGATGTCCGGGTGCCGTTCGCGGAGGTGGGGCTGACCGGAGATTTGCCGCCGGTGCGGCTCTACGACACGTCCGGCCCCGGTTCGGACCCGGAGGTGGGGCTGCCGCCGCTGCGTGGGCCGTGGATCGCCGAGCGGGGTGACGTGGCACCGGTGCGGGGTGCGGGCACGCCGCTGGCCGGGCTGGACGGTCGCCGGCCCACCCAGCTCGCGTACGCGCGGGCCGGTGTGGTGACGCCGGAGATGGAGTTCGTGGCGATCCGGGAGAACGTCGACCCGGAACTCGTGCGGGCTGAGATCGCCGCCGGTCGGGCGGTGCTCCCGCTCAACGTGAACCACCCGGAGTGCGAGCCGGCGATCATCGGTAAGGCGTTCCTGGTCAAGGTGAACGCCAACATCGGCACCTCCGCGGTCAGCTCGTCGGTCGCGGAGGAGGTGGAGAAGCTGACCTGGGCCACCCGCTGGGGTGCGGACACCGTGATGGACCTGTCCACGGGCAAGCGGATCCACGAGACCCGTGAGGCGATCGTGCGGAACTCGCCGGTGCCGATCGGGACGGTGCCGATCTACCAGGCGTTGGAGAAGGTCGGCGGCGACCCGGTGAAGTTGAGCTGGGAGGTGTTCCGGGAGACCGTGATCGAGCAGGCCGAGCAGGGCGTGGACTACATGACGGTGCACGCCGGGGTGCTCCTGCCGTACGTGCCGCTGGCCGTGGACCGGGTGACCGGAATCGTGTCCCGAGGCGGTTCGATCATGGCGGCGTGGTGCCTGGCGCATCACGAGGAGAACTTCCTCTACACCAACTTCGAGGAGCTCTGCGCGCTGCTCGCGCGCTACGACGTGACGTTCTCCCTCGGCGACGGGCTGCGCCCCGGTTCGATCGCCGACGCCAACGACGAGGCGCAGTTCGCCGAGCTGCGCACGCTTGGTGAGCTGACGAAGATCGCCTGGGCGCACGACGTCCAGGTGATGATCGAAGGGCCTGGCCACGTGCCGATGCACAAGATCAAGGAGAACGTGGACCTGCAGCAGGAGTGGTGCCACGAGGCGCCGTTCTACACGCTCGGTCCGCTGACCACCGACATCGCACCCGCGTACGACCACATCACCTCGGCGATCGGCGCCGCGATGATCGGCATGTTCGGCACGGCGATGCTCTGCTACGTCACGCCGAAGGAGCACCTCGGCCTGCCGGACCGGGACGACGTGAAGGCGGGCGTCATCGCGTACAAGATCGCGGCGCACGCGGCGGACCTGGCCAAGGGACACCCCGGCGCGCAGGCCTGGGACGACGCCCTGTCGAAGGCGCGGTTCGAGTTCCGTTGGGAGGACCAGTTCAACCTCTCGCTGGACCCGGAGACGGCGCGCTCGTACCACGACGCGACCCTGCCGGCCGAGCCGGCGAAGACCGCGCACTTCTGCTCGATGTGCGGCCCGAAGTTCTGCTCCATGAAGATCACCCAAGAGCTCAAGGAGTACGCGGCGCGCGGCATGAAGGACAAGTCGGAGGAGTTCGTCTCCGGCGGCGGACGGGTCTATCTGCCGCTCGCCTGA
- the thiO gene encoding glycine oxidase ThiO translates to MLTGRSPSAPSSDRVRPDVAVVGAGPIGLAIAWRCALRGLRVVVHDPAPGSGASAVAAGMLSPVAEAYFGERQLTELLLASAARWPAFAAELTETTGIDIGYRTEGTLLVGLTGDDLAEARRLWAYQQGLGLPVTPLRPSELRDREPALAPRVRGGAIAPTDHQVDPRLLVPALRAAARRAGAVLVAQSVRRLSEVDAEVTVVATGCGAAALTGLPVRPVKGQILRLRAPDGVAPGFRHVIRGYADGEPIYLVPRVDGEVVLGATVEERSDTTVTVGAVQRLLRAGIDLLPELAEYDLVEAVAGLRPGTPDNTPIVGPLPDRPNVLAATGHHRHGIVLTPITADLIADLVLGGVPDPLLTPLRADRFDLAGVAVGGPEPTMEGDRWS, encoded by the coding sequence GTGCTGACCGGCCGGTCCCCGTCAGCGCCGTCGAGCGACCGGGTCCGGCCGGACGTGGCAGTGGTGGGAGCGGGGCCGATCGGGCTCGCGATCGCCTGGCGGTGCGCCCTGCGCGGGCTGCGGGTGGTGGTGCACGATCCGGCACCCGGCTCGGGGGCGTCGGCGGTGGCCGCCGGCATGCTCTCGCCGGTCGCCGAGGCGTACTTCGGGGAGCGGCAACTGACCGAGTTGCTGCTGGCGTCCGCCGCCCGCTGGCCGGCGTTCGCCGCCGAGCTGACCGAGACGACCGGCATCGACATCGGCTACCGCACCGAGGGCACCCTGCTGGTCGGGCTCACCGGCGACGACCTGGCCGAGGCGCGCCGGCTCTGGGCGTACCAGCAGGGGTTGGGGCTGCCCGTGACGCCGCTGCGCCCCAGCGAGCTGCGCGACCGCGAACCGGCGCTCGCCCCACGGGTGCGCGGCGGTGCGATCGCGCCCACCGACCACCAGGTCGACCCCCGACTGCTGGTGCCGGCACTGCGCGCGGCCGCGCGGCGGGCCGGCGCGGTGCTCGTCGCGCAGTCGGTCCGACGGCTGTCCGAGGTGGATGCCGAGGTCACCGTGGTCGCCACCGGCTGCGGGGCCGCCGCGCTCACCGGCCTGCCGGTGCGACCGGTGAAGGGCCAGATCCTCCGACTCCGCGCGCCCGACGGCGTCGCGCCGGGCTTCCGGCACGTGATCCGGGGGTACGCCGACGGCGAGCCCATCTACCTGGTGCCCCGCGTCGACGGCGAGGTCGTGCTCGGCGCGACGGTCGAGGAACGCTCGGACACCACGGTCACCGTCGGCGCGGTCCAGCGGCTGCTCCGCGCCGGGATCGACCTGCTGCCCGAACTGGCTGAGTACGACCTGGTCGAGGCGGTCGCCGGGCTGCGCCCGGGCACCCCGGACAACACGCCGATCGTCGGGCCGCTGCCCGACCGGCCGAACGTCCTGGCCGCCACCGGCCATCACCGGCACGGCATCGTGCTCACCCCGATCACCGCCGACCTGATCGCCGATCTGGTGCTCGGCGGCGTACCCGATCCGCTGCTCACGCCGTTGCGGGCCGACCGCTTCGACCTGGCCGGTGTCGCGGTGGGCGGACCTGAACCGACGATGGAGGGGGACCGGTGGAGTTGA